TACCCAAGGGAGCTGATGCAATTAAAATGCTAATCCTGTCTGTctacagagagagggagagggggGGCTGACAGCATGAGGGATTGCGGCTCACATGGAGAACTCGACTGAAATGGAGAACAGAGGGAAGGGGGAGCACTGGGGGAGATGGGGTGTGGGGGGTGTGCTGAAAGGGAGAAGGGGGGAGGGGATGTGTGTTGGGGAGACAGAGTGAAAAAGGGGATGCTAGCGAGGGAAAAGACAGACAAGGATAAAGCTTGTGCTGTGAGCTGAGCAATGATATAGTGACTGCATTTAAGTCTTATCTATGCCTACGTGTGGAAGGCATTACAGTTAATGTACAGGACTACACTATTGGTTAGATTGTTCACCCCTACCTGCATCACTTTATATCTGGTGTGTTATGTCTGCACGGCACACTGTTTCCATATTGGCAGTGCAAAAATGAGAATGATTATGTATGCAGTGAAAGCCCAGCTGGATACCCTGAATATTTCATAGTATGTGTTGCTTTCCTCGTCTCCCAATGCCATACCGCCCAGCTTGCCTGGTAAAGTGTGCATTACAGTTGTCTTTCAATGAGCTGTGGATGCTGGCTTTGGACCTTATCCCATTCTCTAAGAAATTGAAGCCCTATTACTTAAAATGTTCTGAAGTAAAGGTTCTTGAGCAGTAGTCCTAGACAAGACCCTGTCAATGTCAGGATGCATTTGATTAAAGTACTGccaaaattgattaaaatattccagtcaacagcaacatttttatttgttttggcacgaaaaattattttcaccagaccaaaaaaaaacaacaaaaacctatgTCTGTCTTTCCATTGTGGTATGATAGCTCATCTGAACAGCTGCTATGATATTACTGGGCCACTAGCCTGTGCATGAATGCAGTTCTGGGTAATCACAGCTTAATTGGAGTAATTAGGGGAACGTAGGGGCATTAGGCTACAGCTGGGGGCCATAATGAGTatgagcaaaggaggagggagCTAAAAAACTTTAAGAACCCCAGTTGCCCCATGATCTTTaggtcaattaaaaaaatcacagttaTTGCACTGTGTGGATCAAATTGTAGTATTTTTTGTCAGTAAACGAAATGATTAAAGAAAGCCGAGAACTTTTTCTGTTCTACATGTTAAAACTTTTGTGTAAGGGCGAGAATATTTTAGTTTCTCGTTAAAAAAAACTACCGTGGCTTAAAAGTTCAGAGATTGTTTGTTAATGTCTTAAAGGACAGAAAAAGAGGAGGGAAAAAAACTGGACGAATCAGGGTCATTAGTTCAGATGGCTGGGCCTGCTGCATTCCAGAGCCCTGAGCTGTGGGAGCAGCAGAGCAGGAATGTGCCTTCGAGAAAGAAGAGACTTGATCAGAGAGAAAGGAAAAGGCAAGAAGGAACAAGAAAAAAGCGGGCTAGAAATTTTAGAACTTGGACTCTTAGCTACAGAAAGCCTAGCAAAATGGTGGACACGAGTATTTTATTagataagaaaagaaaatcCTATTCTCTCTCAGTACCTTCTTTTGGTATtgcttatgttaaaataaagGATAAAAGTGCAACTCATCTGAATACCACTTCACATCTGCAAATTACTTTTTAGAGCAACTTTAGGAAAGCTTTGACAGCCACTAAGCGGACCTGGGGCGAATGGGTGATGGGGGTTTCCCTGTCACTCTGCTTGATTTTATTGCACTCAGATCGTACAGTGTGGGTATGATTTTTAGCagtaaaaaacagaaagaacaaAAGGGTGAAGTAAGGTAAAGCGCGTCAGTGACTTCTTCCACTCACTTCTCCTCAGCGGCTCATAGCCCCTTGTCCCTGCAGGCAGCGCTCAAGGAAAACTTAGCTGCATCGTCTGCCCTAAAAATGGTAAAACCTAGTTATTCCAGCAAGTTCCTTCAAACGTCAAAACACGCCTGCCTCTATTCACTGATTTTCGTCTGCATATGAGccgcttttaatgttttttttcccttgtgCTGCAGCTGTCAGTCAGCCAGCTCTCTGTCAAAGGTGTGAATTGTTGGAAATGCGGTCAAAACAATCGCTAGAATTTATTTTGCTGATTCGTTCTAGACCTTGTTTGCGCATTCACACCGGCCCAGTCGAAGCAGACTTTCTGGTCAAAGGAATCATAGAACGTTCCAGGATTCACTGATGTGAACGTGGTCTTGGACTTGTACAACTGCTGACACAAGGCCTCGCATATCAACAAAGTCACCACATATAAATGAGTGTGTTTATGCACCATTTACCCATGGATAAGTTTTGACAAACCAAGCATAATCCCTGAAAAAGACCAATACTCATAGTCTCCCAAACTCTTCTACAGTTAATCTTCTAATCCGTATTGTTCCAATCTGTCTATTTTGCCTCCCCATCTTGTTGGGTTGTTGCTTTTCTTTACCAACTGACTAGTTTTAAGTCTTTCCTCATCTACGCTCACTTAGTTTGCTATTATATTGAAGACAAGGCTAGAATTCAGATGATCTTTGCTGTCTCACCAACCATCActctattttccttttctcttaTACGCCCCTTTATCCTTCTAGTGTTGCAGGGTGCAGGAGCCCATTCCATCTGATTCATCAGAGGCAGGGTACACTAAAGAGAGTCAGTCCATTACAGGGCTAATACCTGGAGTCACAATCACATAGAAAGagtaaattcaaattcaaaccTTCTTAAATAAAGAAGTAATGTCAGTTTTCATGCTGTGAGGCAGTGATGATGAGGCAGCCTGCCACAGAagatttgatttaaaataaataaaagtagttcatttaagttttaataattattaatcagaagacttggtttttattttgattgggtAGACAATATATTCAAATCAGTGAAAGAAATCTGACCAGTTGTCCTTTATTCAATCAATTCTAGCCTTTTgttgagaatattttttatcccacgccacaaagtgtggaagggggatataggtttgagctccgtccgtccgatTTAAAGGGGAAagcttttctcttttctttaagatgggataaccaaattcagtgtgtggcttcagagtATCAAttccttgatggagttcgaaaatgagaagcacgcaattattttttgttattgtccttgatctgtttttttttttttttttttttttggcgggagatgttgatgactgtcttcttgtttggtTTTATAATTGAGTCAATATGATGAGTCAATATATGAGTCAAATATGGTTTCTGTAAGGCACTTTTAAGTATCTTATCTTATATCCCAAAAATCTTTATTGAGAACCAAATTTTTAGAGTTTAGTTAATTGGATAAAATTTGATTGTTTACTCAATGTCATCTATTAAAGAATATATTGTCTGGAGTTTAAACTAACAGAGTGGGACCTCAAAGAAGGAAACGTGTGTGAGTGCATGTGTGAAGGGAAAGAGATTGGAGAGCGTGGCTGTAGGCTGACAGAGGTCCTGGTATAATACAGTCACGGAGAGCAGCAACTGATAACTATACTTATGGCCACTGGGTCTCATAGTGACAGCACATGCACTCGTATTACTGGTCCCATGCCTCATACACTTATCATTGGCCTCATGCCACAGAGGGGCcacagtgccctctgctgttaaTGTAGAGAAACCTCAGGTCCATTAAGTTTTTAGTCTTTTAGCAATGACTCGGGGGACAAAAGGGTGCACTTTCTATAAAACACCATAAGAAATCGTTGAGTGAGTTAGCAGTAAATTATTGGCTGCAGTTTTACAGGACTCTTACTGTAATCATTAAAGTTTGTTACTATAATAATACCATGTGATATAATATAGTACCTTTATTTTACAACAGACTACTGGCAGCAGGGTTGCCAGTAGTAGTTTAGCCTTTTTCTACACTATAATATATTTTACTGTAACTCAGGGGTCACCGTCCGACATGGTGCCCCGAATGGACCATAAGGGGTGCCCTAAGGCTTCTTCTAATAGGGGCACTAGTaaccaaccaaaaaaaaaatctgatttacctgcctggctttaaaaaataaataaaggtgacAGAATAGAGTACACACTGCACTTGATAAGTTTTTGTATTAAGTTAAccatgtttaaatgtttgttttctatAAGACATTGGGACAAATTTAAGTGTTACAGATGGGATTTTGTTGAAGAAGCTACAGATAGTGATAAGTTGTGGATTTTTGGACAAAACtgttaaattgtacaaatgtttcatgattcatttaaaaagttgctagttagtggctagtaaaataggaacaaagATTTCCGATGAAACACTGCAtgagttaagaaaaaaaaaaaggtgttgcACAAGTAGCAGTTTCAGAATGGTTGGCGACCCCTGCTAATTTACCAGCATGATAATgtgcagctttattttttttagagtgtttagaGAATGCTATTGCACATTATCCACAATAcagtttatctttgtttttttgccatGACATTACAATTGAGTTTCACTATAATCGCAAAgatgtattacatttttgtaaCAAAAGATTTGACACATCTGAATCAAATAGTAATGGCAACGTTATCTTCCTCCTCTGTTTTGCCCAGTTCTGAGTATACGAGGTGTACAAGAGGAGGACCCCCCAGATCCCCAGATCATGCGGTTGGACAACATGCTGCTAGCGGAGGGGGTGTCGGGACCAGAGAAAGGTGGGGGCTCAGCTGCAGCCGCCGCAGCAGCAGCCGCGGCAGGGGGCTCACCCACTGACAGCAGCATTGAACACTCAGACTACAGAGCCAAGCTTGCCCAGATTCGCCAAATATACCATTCTGAACTGGAAAAGTATGAGCAGGTTTGTGGTGGGCTTTTCTACTCACTTTTACACATGTGACATGCAACTAGATTCATCAAAAGTTCAGTTATGTATGTGAGAGCAGGCTATGAACGTGTACACTGTGTAACATCCTAAAAGTACGTTATTCTATTTCATCATTGACTATGTTAAGAACATTTGGTGTAAAATCAATATATGTGGAAAATTATGATGTGGAATCATTGTATAATGGCAGTGTAAAAGTATTCACTCTCATTAATGATTATGTTAATTTACTGGTGCAAAATTAAGCATTCAATAAGAATGTACCCTTGTTAGATATTAAACtataatatatatgtaatattgACTGAAAAGAGGCTTTACAATCACATTTACTTTCtcaatgttttaaatcaaaaaatGGATTGAAGCAGAGGCTGACAACTTGGTCCTTGATAAAAATGAGCCATCTCACAAGATTGAACCAGTGCCTTgcccatttatttacaattgtGCTCCACCTTctactccatttttttttaggccTGCAGTGAGTTCACCAACCATGTAATGAACCTGCTGAGAGAGCAGTCTCGCACTCGGCCCATCTCTCCCAAGGAGATTGAGCGCATGGTAGCCATTATCCACCGCAAATTCAGCTCCATTCAGATGCAGCTCAAGCAGAGTACCTGTGAGGCTGTCATGATTTTGCGCTCACGCTTCCTCGATGCCAGGTCTGTCTTTGTATTTATCTGTGATTGTTTGGTTGTTGATTATCTCCATGAATGGCAGGATTTCTAAACTGACATGCTTATAGGTTTGACAGATGGGCACATTGTAACACGTTGGTCATTAACCTTTTTATTCCATGTGTCAGACGTAAAAGGCGCAACTTCAACAAACAGGCAACTGAGGTGCTCAACGAGTATTTCTACTCCCACCTGTCTAACCCTTACCCTAGTGAAGAAGCGAAGGAGGA
The Gouania willdenowi chromosome 8, fGouWil2.1, whole genome shotgun sequence genome window above contains:
- the pbx4 gene encoding pre-B-cell leukemia transcription factor 4 isoform X2, with the protein product MDDQTRMMTGLTGLGGLAQADVGDPDSVRKQQSLGQPQQDIGDILQQIMAITDESLDEAQARKHALNCHRMKPALFSVLCEIKEKTVLSIRGVQEEDPPDPQIMRLDNMLLAEGVSGPEKGGGSAAAAAAAAAAGGSPTDSSIEHSDYRAKLAQIRQIYHSELEKYEQACSEFTNHVMNLLREQSRTRPISPKEIERMVAIIHRKFSSIQMQLKQSTCEAVMILRSRFLDARRKRRNFNKQATEVLNEYFYSHLSNPYPSEEAKEELAKKCGITVSQVSNWFGNKRIRYKKNIGKFQEEANLYAVKTAVDAANVSAQASQANSPATPNSGGYPAPCYTPDGRL